From the Oceanobacillus kimchii X50 genome, the window GTGACTGGTTCACCATTTCTTTAGTTGTGATGCCCGTAAGTACTAATACCGTATGCATCCCACTTTCGATGCCCATCTTTATATCTGTTTCTATTCGGTCTCCTATCATAAAGCATTGCTCAGGTGGGAGACGCATCAACTCTTGTGTAATAAATTTCGCCGCTTGAACAGAAGGTTTTCCTAATATCATCTCAACTTTTTCGCCTGTTGCTCCTTCTAAAGCTCCAATCATTGCTCCGCAATCTGGAATTTCACCACTTGCGACTGGACATGTTCGGTCAGGATTTGTCGCGATGATTGTTGCTCCTTTTTTCCAAGCTTGAAACGCAAGGTTGAGCTTTTCATATGTGAACTCTCGATCCCAACCAATAATAACATACGATGTTTCTACTGGATTCCACGTACATCCTATTCCTATTTTTTCTATTTCTTCAATCAAAGGATTTTCACCTATGACCATAACATTTGCTTGTTGTGCAATATTCTTCTCTAAATATCGAGCGACTAGGTAATTAGAGTTTACGATTTGATTATCTTGTACTTCGATACCTAACGCCCTTAGTTTTTGTACATAAGTGGCAATACTTTCGATTGATTTGTTCGTAAAGTAAATAATCTTGTCGCCACGTTGAATGAGTTTTTGTACGGTATCCAAAGCCCCAGGAATTAATTGATTATCAATATAAATCGTACCATCTAAGTCAAATATGAATCCCCTTTGCAATAATATTCCTCCCCATGATGAAATACACTATTTACTTGAAGATGAAATTTTATTGGCAATCATTTGCAGTGTTACTACCATTAATACTAAAATAATCGACATTGCCGCGGCAGAATAATACTCCGCGCGCAGTACATTTTGAAAAATAGCCAAACTCATCGGTGCCCACTCAGCAGGCGCCATTAATATCGATATACTTGTTTCTTTAATCACCGTTACAAACACTAAGATAGACCCAGCTGCAATTCCCGGTAACATTAACGGTCCAAGAATCGTTATGGCAGAAGTAAATGTAGAAGCACCTAAATTCACTGCAGCTTCTTCAATGTCTTTTTTTATTGATTTCATTGTTCCAACAGTTGATCGCACCATATATGGCAGCCTTCTTATCGCATAAGCTACAATCAGAATGAATGCTGTTCCTGTTAATTGTAATGGTGCAACATTAAATGTTTGGATTAATGCCACCCCAAATGCAATCCCGGGAACAATAAGCGGAATCGTCGTCATAAAATCCAATGAAGTAGACTTCTGCCTAACGACGAAATACGATACAAATACAGCAACTACCACACTAATGATTAAAGCGCCAAATGCTAAAATTAAACTGTTTTGTATATTCCCTAATGATGAGGAAAAAATTGTTTTGTAATGATCGAGTGTATACCCTGTTGGTAATGGGTCTTTCCCCCATGTTGTCGCAATTGACTGGAGAAATACCGTAAGCATTGCAAGCAAAGGAACAAATACAACAAATCCAGAAAAAATGGATAACGGAATCGTAACTTTTCTATTTTTGTTTAATTTAATTTGCTTTGGTTTTCCAGAAACCGTATCGTAATTTCTTCCTTTTAAAAAGAAATTTTGTAACCAGTATACAATGGCAGCAATTGCAATCATAATTACCGTTAAGATAGCAGCTCCACCCCAATTAAAGAATCCAGCAATTTCTCGATATGCATCCACAACAATTAAATTTAAATCCGTTGGAGCTAAAATGATTGGTGTTCCAAAATCGGAAAAACTGACCGCAAAAATAACCATTAACGTCGATAGCATTCCTGGAATCACTAAAGGAAATGTCACCGTCTGAAAAGTCAACCAGCCCTTTGCCCCCATATTCCTGGAAGCTTCTTCTAAGGAAGCATCACTAATTTTAAACGCGGCAACCATTGGCCACAGTGCATATGGAAAGAAGAAAAAGATCTGTACAATAGCAATGCCTGTCATCGA encodes:
- a CDS encoding HAD-IIA family hydrolase, yielding MQRGFIFDLDGTIYIDNQLIPGALDTVQKLIQRGDKIIYFTNKSIESIATYVQKLRALGIEVQDNQIVNSNYLVARYLEKNIAQQANVMVIGENPLIEEIEKIGIGCTWNPVETSYVIIGWDREFTYEKLNLAFQAWKKGATIIATNPDRTCPVASGEIPDCGAMIGALEGATGEKVEMILGKPSVQAAKFITQELMRLPPEQCFMIGDRIETDIKMGIESGMHTVLVLTGITTKEMVNQSQYQPEFIVDSIRDLIDATTNLNSKGKDLRKK
- a CDS encoding ABC transporter permease — protein: MKKLRKFSSMTAIKWFIYAFFLLFLILPLLAVFLVSFTNDPINLFGSFINTETLRTTLEQFQNGTLENFKAIFSNGHYFSGLKNSILLSFIVSVAVILLCVPIAYGIARTNMPWKKTISALCTIPLVVPTFISAYAFIIMFGRSGWVTYIYQALGGEGLFIDPYSMTGIAIVQIFFFFPYALWPMVAAFKISDASLEEASRNMGAKGWLTFQTVTFPLVIPGMLSTLMVIFAVSFSDFGTPIILAPTDLNLIVVDAYREIAGFFNWGGAAILTVIMIAIAAIVYWLQNFFLKGRNYDTVSGKPKQIKLNKNRKVTIPLSIFSGFVVFVPLLAMLTVFLQSIATTWGKDPLPTGYTLDHYKTIFSSSLGNIQNSLILAFGALIISVVVAVFVSYFVVRQKSTSLDFMTTIPLIVPGIAFGVALIQTFNVAPLQLTGTAFILIVAYAIRRLPYMVRSTVGTMKSIKKDIEEAAVNLGASTFTSAITILGPLMLPGIAAGSILVFVTVIKETSISILMAPAEWAPMSLAIFQNVLRAEYYSAAAMSIILVLMVVTLQMIANKISSSSK